In Streptomyces sp. 840.1, one DNA window encodes the following:
- a CDS encoding NAD(P)H-dependent oxidoreductase produces MVRTGVYLAHPRPGSFNHAVFDAVAQELRDRGSEVLAHDLCAEGFAAGLTADETETVRFAADTPDAQLAAHRAEVATLDAMVFIHPNWWGMPPAVLTGWVQRVMVPGVAYKLGTSDGEPLGLLKAGRALVLNTSDTPAEREASEFGDPLHSIWSACVLPYVGVTDVRRVVFRTVADSSDETRASWLREAREHARALLT; encoded by the coding sequence ATGGTGCGCACCGGGGTCTACCTCGCACATCCGCGGCCCGGGAGTTTCAACCACGCGGTGTTCGACGCCGTGGCGCAGGAGCTCCGCGACCGCGGTTCCGAAGTACTGGCGCACGATCTCTGCGCGGAGGGATTCGCAGCCGGGCTGACCGCCGACGAGACGGAGACGGTGCGGTTCGCCGCGGACACCCCGGACGCACAACTGGCGGCCCACCGGGCGGAAGTGGCCACCCTCGACGCCATGGTGTTCATCCACCCCAATTGGTGGGGCATGCCGCCCGCCGTCCTCACGGGGTGGGTTCAGCGCGTGATGGTGCCCGGCGTCGCCTACAAGCTGGGCACCTCGGACGGGGAGCCGCTGGGGCTGCTGAAGGCCGGCCGGGCCCTGGTCCTGAATACCTCCGACACTCCCGCCGAACGGGAGGCGAGCGAGTTCGGGGATCCGCTCCACAGCATTTGGTCGGCCTGCGTCCTGCCGTACGTGGGAGTCACCGACGTACGCCGGGTCGTCTTCCGGACGGTCGCCGACTCCTCCGACGAGACCCGTGCGTCCTGGCTGCGCGAGGCACGTGAGCACGCCCGCGCACTGCTGACCTGA
- a CDS encoding LacI family DNA-binding transcriptional regulator codes for MVDGVTVPPPRAGSALRLSDIAGQASVSEATVSRVLNGKPGVADTTRQRVLAALDILGYERPVRLRQRSAGLIGLVTPELTNPIFPAFAQSVEQVLAGHGYTPVLCTQLPGGATEDELVEQLVERGVGGIVFLSGLHADTSADPARYAALTDRGVPFVLINGYNERISAPFVSPDDTAAVRMAVGHLAELGHRKVGLAIGPQRYVPSRRKRDGFVDAAVSLLGMDRSEAELMVCSTLFSVEGGQVAAGALLDRGCTGIVCGSDLMALGVVRAARDRGLAVPREVSVVGFDDSQLIAFTDPPLTTVRQPVQAMAAAAVGALLEEIAGSPVQRTEYVFQPELVVRGSTAAVRGV; via the coding sequence GTGGTGGACGGTGTGACGGTCCCCCCGCCCAGGGCCGGCAGCGCGCTGAGGCTCTCCGACATCGCCGGACAGGCCTCGGTCAGCGAGGCGACCGTCAGCCGGGTGCTCAACGGCAAGCCGGGCGTCGCGGACACCACGCGTCAGCGGGTGCTCGCGGCGCTCGACATCCTCGGCTACGAGCGCCCGGTACGGCTGCGGCAGCGCAGCGCCGGACTGATCGGGCTGGTGACGCCCGAACTCACCAACCCGATCTTCCCGGCGTTCGCGCAGTCCGTGGAACAGGTCCTGGCGGGCCACGGCTACACGCCGGTCCTCTGCACCCAGCTGCCCGGCGGCGCCACCGAGGACGAACTCGTCGAGCAGCTCGTCGAACGCGGCGTCGGCGGCATCGTGTTCCTCTCCGGGCTGCACGCCGACACCTCGGCCGACCCGGCGCGCTACGCCGCGCTCACCGACCGGGGCGTGCCGTTCGTCCTGATCAACGGCTACAACGAACGGATCAGCGCCCCCTTCGTATCGCCCGACGACACCGCCGCCGTCCGGATGGCCGTGGGCCACCTCGCCGAACTCGGCCACCGCAAGGTCGGCCTGGCGATCGGCCCGCAGCGCTACGTCCCCTCCCGCCGCAAACGCGACGGCTTCGTGGACGCGGCGGTGTCGCTGCTGGGGATGGACCGCTCCGAGGCCGAACTCATGGTGTGCTCGACGCTGTTCAGCGTCGAGGGCGGCCAGGTGGCGGCGGGCGCCCTGCTCGACCGGGGCTGCACGGGCATCGTCTGCGGCAGCGACCTGATGGCCCTGGGCGTGGTCCGCGCCGCCCGGGACCGGGGCCTCGCGGTGCCGCGCGAGGTGTCCGTGGTCGGCTTCGACGATTCCCAGCTCATCGCGTTCACCGACCCGCCGCTGACCACGGTCCGCCAGCCCGTCCAGGCGATGGCTGCGGCGGCGGTCGGCGCCCTGCTGGAGGAGATAGCCGGCAGCCCCGTCCAGCGCACGGAGTACGTGTTCCAGCCGGAACTGGTGGTACGGGGATCGACGGCGGCGGTGCGGGGCGTCTGA
- a CDS encoding glycoside hydrolase family 13 protein translates to MTQHLAAPSTGTSTDAPGHRTGWWQDAVIYQVYPRSFADGNGDGMGDLAGVTARLPYLKDLGVDAVWLSPFYASPQADAGYDVADYRAIDPMFGTLLDADALIRDAHDLGLRIIVDLVPNHSSDQHEWFKRALADGPGSALRDRYHFRPGKGTDGELPPNDWESIFGGPAWTRTTDPDGTPGDWYLHLFAPEQPDFNWEHPAVADEFRSILRFWLDMGVDGFRVDVAHGLVKAEGLPDLGTHDQLKLLGNDVMPFFDQDGVHEVYRSWRTILDEYPDAMGPEGPSSEGRRRATGGRILVAEAWTPTVERTANYVRPDEMHQAFNFQYLATAWDAAELRAVIDTSLNAMRPVGAPTTWVLSNHDVTRHATRFANPPGLGTQIRTAGDRELGLRRARAASLLMLALPGSAYVYQGEELGLPDVTDLPDEARQDPSFFRAEGQDGFRDGCRVPIPWTREGSSCGFGDGGSWLPQPTGWGELSIEAQAGAAGSTLELYRAAIAARRVHPGLGAGTAVEWLEAPEGLLIFARPGFVCTVNTTDAPVRIPVRGTVLLSSAPVTTDGAEIELPADTTVWWTV, encoded by the coding sequence ATGACCCAGCACCTCGCTGCCCCCTCCACCGGCACGTCCACCGACGCCCCGGGCCACCGCACCGGCTGGTGGCAGGACGCGGTGATCTACCAGGTCTATCCGCGCAGTTTCGCCGACGGCAACGGCGACGGCATGGGCGATCTCGCAGGCGTCACCGCCCGGCTCCCGTACCTCAAGGACCTCGGCGTCGACGCGGTGTGGCTCAGCCCCTTCTACGCCTCCCCGCAGGCCGACGCGGGTTACGACGTCGCCGACTACCGGGCCATCGACCCGATGTTCGGCACCCTGCTGGACGCCGACGCGCTGATCCGGGACGCCCACGACCTGGGCCTGCGGATCATCGTCGACCTGGTGCCCAACCACTCGTCCGACCAGCACGAGTGGTTCAAGCGCGCGCTCGCCGATGGCCCCGGCTCCGCCCTGCGCGACCGCTACCACTTCCGCCCCGGAAAGGGCACGGACGGCGAACTCCCGCCCAACGACTGGGAGTCCATCTTCGGCGGACCGGCCTGGACCCGGACCACCGACCCGGACGGCACGCCCGGCGACTGGTACCTCCACCTCTTCGCGCCCGAACAGCCCGACTTCAACTGGGAGCACCCGGCCGTCGCGGACGAGTTCCGCTCGATCCTGCGCTTCTGGCTCGACATGGGCGTCGACGGCTTCCGGGTCGACGTGGCGCACGGCCTCGTCAAGGCCGAGGGGCTGCCCGACCTGGGCACGCACGACCAGCTGAAGCTGCTCGGAAACGATGTCATGCCCTTCTTCGACCAGGACGGCGTACACGAGGTCTACCGCAGCTGGCGCACCATCCTCGACGAGTACCCCGATGCAATGGGGCCCGAAGGGCCTTCGTCAGAGGGGCGGCGGCGGGCGACGGGCGGGCGGATCCTGGTGGCCGAGGCCTGGACCCCGACCGTCGAGCGCACCGCCAACTACGTGCGCCCCGACGAGATGCACCAGGCCTTCAACTTCCAGTACCTGGCCACCGCCTGGGACGCCGCCGAGCTGCGCGCCGTCATCGACACCTCGCTGAACGCGATGCGCCCGGTCGGCGCCCCCACCACCTGGGTGCTCTCCAACCACGACGTCACCCGGCACGCCACCCGGTTCGCCAACCCGCCGGGGCTCGGCACCCAGATCCGTACCGCGGGCGACCGCGAGCTGGGCCTGCGCCGGGCCCGCGCGGCCAGCCTGCTGATGCTGGCGCTGCCCGGCTCCGCCTACGTCTACCAGGGCGAGGAGCTCGGCCTGCCCGACGTCACCGACCTCCCCGACGAGGCCCGCCAGGACCCCTCGTTCTTCCGGGCAGAGGGCCAGGACGGCTTCCGCGACGGCTGCCGGGTGCCGATCCCGTGGACCCGCGAGGGCAGCTCGTGCGGCTTCGGCGACGGCGGCAGCTGGCTCCCGCAGCCCACCGGCTGGGGCGAGCTGAGCATCGAGGCCCAGGCCGGCGCGGCCGGCTCCACCCTGGAGCTGTACCGGGCCGCGATCGCCGCCCGCCGGGTGCACCCGGGGCTCGGTGCCGGAACGGCGGTGGAGTGGCTGGAGGCCCCCGAGGGCCTGCTGATCTTCGCCCGCCCCGGCTTCGTCTGCACCGTCAACACCACGGACGCCCCGGTCCGCATCCCCGTACGCGGAACCGTCCTGCTGTCCAGCGCCCCGGTCACCACCGACGGCGCCGAGATCGAGCTCCCGGCCGACACCACGGTGTGGTGGACGGTGTGA
- a CDS encoding sugar ABC transporter permease — translation MTTIPTPTARHSAPKVRLRGERSPLASTALHLTLVVASVIAVFPVLWVLLTSLKPAQFATTTDFFRETTFENYSNLIQNTKFLTWFGNSVLVAGFTTLLGVIVSASTGYAVSRFRFPGKRGLMWTLLVTQMFPVAVLIVPIYNIMAGMGLLNKPAGLVITYLTISVPFCAWMMKGFFDTIPREIDESGQVDGLTPFGTFWRLILPLAKPGLAVTAFYSFITAWGEVAYASAFMVGEDNLTLAGGLQLFVNQYGAQWGPMTAASVLIAIPAALVFLFAQKHLVTGMSAGAVKG, via the coding sequence GTGACCACCATCCCCACCCCCACCGCGCGGCACTCCGCGCCCAAGGTCCGGCTGCGCGGCGAGCGTTCACCGCTGGCCTCCACCGCCCTGCACCTGACGCTCGTCGTCGCCTCGGTGATCGCCGTGTTCCCCGTGCTGTGGGTGCTGCTCACCTCGCTGAAGCCCGCCCAGTTCGCGACGACGACGGACTTCTTCAGAGAGACGACCTTCGAGAACTACTCGAACCTGATCCAGAACACGAAGTTCCTCACGTGGTTCGGCAACTCGGTGCTCGTCGCCGGGTTCACCACACTCCTCGGCGTGATCGTCTCCGCCTCGACCGGCTACGCCGTCAGCCGCTTCCGCTTCCCCGGCAAGCGCGGACTGATGTGGACGCTGCTCGTCACCCAGATGTTCCCGGTCGCGGTCCTCATCGTGCCGATCTACAACATCATGGCGGGCATGGGGCTGCTCAATAAGCCCGCCGGTCTCGTCATCACCTACCTCACCATCTCGGTGCCCTTCTGCGCCTGGATGATGAAGGGCTTCTTCGACACCATCCCGCGCGAGATCGACGAGTCGGGGCAGGTCGACGGCCTCACCCCGTTCGGCACGTTCTGGCGGCTCATCCTGCCGCTGGCCAAGCCCGGCCTCGCCGTCACCGCCTTCTACTCCTTCATCACCGCCTGGGGCGAGGTGGCCTACGCCTCCGCCTTCATGGTCGGCGAGGACAACCTCACCCTCGCGGGCGGCCTCCAGCTGTTCGTCAACCAGTACGGGGCCCAGTGGGGTCCGATGACGGCCGCGTCCGTGCTGATCGCGATACCCGCGGCCCTGGTCTTCCTGTTCGCGCAGAAGCACCTCGTCACCGGCATGTCCGCCGGAGCCGTCAAGGGCTGA
- a CDS encoding carbohydrate-binding module family 20 domain-containing protein, giving the protein MARRPLSAALALMAGAAALVVPGTSAQAAAPGTKDVTAVLFEWKFDSVAKACTESLGPAGYGYVQVSPPQEHIQGGQWWTSYQPVSYRIAGRLGDRTSFANMVATCHGAGVKVVADSVINHMSAGSGTGTGGSSYTKYNYPGLYSAPDMDDCTAQISNYQDRYNVQHCELVGLADLDTGEEYVRGRVAGYLNDLLSLGVDGFRIDGAKHIPEDDLADIKSRLSNPGAYWKQEAIYGAGEAVSPDEYAGTGDVQEFRYARSLKQVFNNENLANLKNFGEGWGFMASSKAAVFVDNHDTERGGDTLSYKDGATYMLASVFMLAWPYGSPDVHSGYEWSDRDAGPPNGGTVNACYSDGWKCQHAWREIASMVGFRNTARGEAVTNWWDNGGDQIAFGRGSKAYVAINHEGSSLSRTFQTSLPAGAYCDIQSGKGVTVDGSGRFTATLGANTALALQANARTCAGGPTDPTDPTGPGTGTSGASFGVNATTQPGQNIYVTGNQSALGNWNPGAAPKLDPATYPVWKLDVSLPAGTSFEYKYVRKDASGNVTWENGANRTATVPSSGKVALTGDVWRS; this is encoded by the coding sequence ATGGCACGCAGACCCCTGTCTGCAGCGCTCGCCCTGATGGCGGGCGCCGCCGCTCTCGTGGTCCCCGGCACGAGCGCCCAGGCCGCCGCGCCGGGCACCAAGGACGTCACCGCAGTTCTCTTCGAGTGGAAGTTCGACTCCGTAGCCAAGGCGTGCACGGAGTCCCTCGGCCCGGCCGGTTACGGGTACGTGCAGGTCTCGCCGCCCCAGGAGCACATCCAGGGCGGGCAGTGGTGGACCTCCTACCAGCCGGTGAGCTACAGGATCGCCGGACGGCTCGGCGACCGGACCTCGTTCGCCAACATGGTCGCCACCTGCCACGGCGCGGGCGTCAAGGTCGTCGCGGACTCCGTCATCAACCACATGTCGGCGGGCTCCGGCACCGGTACCGGCGGGTCCTCGTACACGAAGTACAACTACCCCGGGCTGTACTCCGCGCCCGACATGGACGACTGCACCGCGCAGATCAGCAACTACCAGGACCGCTACAACGTCCAGCACTGCGAACTCGTCGGCCTGGCCGATCTGGACACCGGTGAGGAGTACGTACGCGGCCGCGTCGCCGGATACCTCAACGACCTGCTCTCGCTCGGCGTCGACGGATTCCGCATCGACGGGGCGAAGCACATCCCCGAGGACGACCTGGCCGACATCAAGTCCCGGCTGAGCAACCCCGGCGCGTACTGGAAGCAGGAGGCGATCTACGGAGCCGGTGAGGCCGTCTCGCCCGACGAATACGCCGGCACCGGGGACGTCCAGGAATTCCGGTACGCCCGCAGCCTCAAGCAGGTCTTCAACAACGAGAACCTCGCCAACCTGAAGAACTTCGGCGAGGGCTGGGGCTTCATGGCCTCCTCGAAGGCCGCGGTCTTCGTGGACAACCACGACACCGAGCGCGGCGGCGACACGCTGAGCTACAAGGACGGTGCCACCTACATGCTTGCCAGCGTGTTCATGCTGGCCTGGCCCTACGGTTCGCCCGACGTCCACTCCGGCTACGAGTGGTCCGACAGGGACGCCGGCCCGCCCAACGGCGGTACGGTCAACGCCTGCTACAGCGACGGCTGGAAGTGCCAGCACGCCTGGCGCGAGATCGCCTCCATGGTCGGCTTCCGCAACACCGCCCGCGGCGAGGCCGTCACGAACTGGTGGGACAACGGCGGCGATCAGATCGCCTTCGGCCGGGGCTCCAAGGCGTACGTCGCGATCAACCACGAGGGCTCCTCGCTGTCCCGCACGTTCCAGACCTCGCTGCCCGCCGGCGCCTACTGCGACATCCAGTCGGGCAAGGGCGTCACCGTGGACGGCTCGGGCCGGTTCACCGCCACCCTCGGCGCCAACACCGCCCTCGCCCTCCAGGCGAACGCCCGCACCTGCGCCGGTGGCCCCACCGACCCGACGGACCCGACCGGCCCGGGGACCGGTACCTCCGGCGCCTCGTTCGGGGTCAACGCCACCACTCAGCCCGGCCAGAACATCTACGTCACCGGCAACCAGTCCGCCCTCGGCAACTGGAACCCCGGCGCCGCACCGAAGCTGGACCCGGCCACGTACCCCGTCTGGAAGCTCGACGTGAGTCTGCCCGCCGGTACGTCGTTCGAGTACAAGTACGTCCGCAAGGACGCGAGCGGCAACGTCACCTGGGAGAACGGTGCCAACCGCACGGCCACCGTGCCCTCCTCCGGCAAGGTCGCGCTGACCGGTGACGTCTGGCGGAGCTGA